The stretch of DNA ATGTTGAAAATGACAAATTAAAAGCACTAATTAATTTTTACAAAGCTTTCAATCAACGTGATATGGATTTGATGCAAAGAGTTTGGCTTAACAGTAAAGAAGCATCAATGAATAATCCAGTTGGCGGAATAATGAGAGATTGGAATAACATAGAAAGTGTTTATGATAAAATATTCAATGGAAAAGCGAAAGTGTATGTTGAGTTTTACGACTTTACTATGCATTCAACTGACAATATGTTTTTAGTTACGGGTAGAGAAAAGGGATATTTTGAAAAGGGAAAC from Bacteroidota bacterium encodes:
- a CDS encoding nuclear transport factor 2 family protein, which gives rise to MDKTMTTINGSENLANVENDKLKALINFYKAFNQRDMDLMQRVWLNSKEASMNNPVGGIMRDWNNIESVYDKIFNGKAKVYVEFYDFTMHSTDNMFLVTGREKGYFEKGNTKIDLAIRTSRVFINKDGEWKQIQHHGSIDNPDLLRQYQNEIMNKE